DNA sequence from the bacterium genome:
CCCCTTCTCGCGCCCCAGCCGGCCCACGAACAGCAGCAACACCGCGTTGTCCGGGATCCGGAACCATGCCCGCACGGCCCCCGGCGACGGATGCGAAAACTCATCGGGGTCCACGCCCACACTGGGGGCCACATCGATGCGCGTGCGCACACCGTAGGATCGCAGCACCTGCGAGAGTGAGGGCACCGAGACCAGCACGCGATCGCACCGGTTGCAGTACGCGGTGGTGTACGCGATGACGAACGGCCGGGTCAACTCGCCCACGAGCGGCGCATAGTGCGCGTACTCCGCATACAGGGTATGGTACGTGAAGACGAGCGGCAGCTTGAGCGTGCGGGCGAGCCAGACGCCGAGCCCTCCCAGCAGAAACGGTGAGTGGCTGTGCACGAGCTCCAACCGGAGGTCCCGAATTCTCCTGAGATGCGCCGCAGAGTACGGCACTGCCAGCGGGAAGTCGGTGTGGCCGGGAGCCGCGATCGACGGAAATCGGTAGACGTCCGGATCCGTGTCGATGTGGCCGGGATAGGCGGGGGCGAAGATGCAGACTCGGTGCCCCCGTTCCCGCAATCCCCGCGCGGCGGTTTCCACCGCCCGTACGACGCCGCTGCGGCGCGGCAGGTAGGAATCCGTGAAGAACCCGATGTTCACCGGAGCGCCCGCTCCGTGGCCGGGCGGCCGCGAACTATGCAACCGGGGGACGGCGGACCAATAGGGCGGCCTCGGCATCGACGAAGTGCTCCGAATTCTGCTGCGTCATGTGGCTGGATCAGATGCGTGTGCACTTTCGCTCACACCGGAGAAACTCCTGCCCATGCGGCCCAGAGGCCTGCGCACCAACCCGCGTGGCGGCGTCAAATCACCCCGCGCCGCCGGAGGCCGTCGATCTC
Encoded proteins:
- a CDS encoding glycosyltransferase, with the protein product MNIGFFTDSYLPRRSGVVRAVETAARGLRERGHRVCIFAPAYPGHIDTDPDVYRFPSIAAPGHTDFPLAVPYSAAHLRRIRDLRLELVHSHSPFLLGGLGVWLARTLKLPLVFTYHTLYAEYAHYAPLVGELTRPFVIAYTTAYCNRCDRVLVSVPSLSQVLRSYGVRTRIDVAPSVGVDPDEFSHPSPGAVRAWFRIPDNAVLLLFVGRLGREKGVPLLLDTMPGLPSHVWLLLVGDGPERRDLEAQAQRLGLAGRVVFAGEQDHAHVVDALFASDLFVFPSQTETLGLAVLEAMAAGRAVVAVQGGSIPEIVRDGETGRVVPADPAALRQAIVDLANDPELRRTMGARAVVVSAAYSEARIVSQLLEIYQEMLGRNAETQTTA